The following are encoded together in the Panicum virgatum strain AP13 chromosome 6K, P.virgatum_v5, whole genome shotgun sequence genome:
- the LOC120713616 gene encoding auxin-induced in root cultures protein 12-like gives MYMASTALHQLLLLLLVAALPAAMSSCAGEDFPSGRSYVTCEDLPHLGAALHWTYDASGPSLSLAFVAAPAAPGGWVAWGINPTGRGMVGAQALVALAGGAANSSAPAVVRTYNITGYSPLGDASTPIAFPATGLAADVGGGGKVRLYATLRLGKGVKKVVNHVWQVGSSVTRGAPDMHAMDADNLAAMGKLVLSDGAAASAPAPAGGPSSSGGRNGDGSPLSRPISGAAHTAGVSAPEVVGLAVLGFLTIPW, from the coding sequence ATGTACATGGCTTCAACGGCGCTGCACCAGCTCTTGCTGCTCCTGCTCGTCGCGGCCCTGCCGGCGGCCATGTCCTCGTGCGCCGGCGAGGACTTCCCGTCAGGGAGGAGCTACGTGACGTGCGAGGACCTTCCCCACCTCGGCGCGGCGCTGCACTGGACCTACGACGCGTCCGGGCCCTCGCTGTCGCTGGCGTTcgtggccgcgccggcggcgcccggtGGGTGGGTGGCGTGGGGCATCAACCCCACCGGCAGGGGCATGGTGGGCGCGCAGGCGCTCGTGGCgctcgcgggcggcgccgccaaTTCATCCGCGCCGGCCGTCGTCAGGACCTACAACATCACCGGCTACTCGCCGCTCGGCGACGCCTCGACGCCCATCGCGTTCCCGGCtaccggcctcgccgccgacgtgggcggcggcgggaaggtCCGGCTGTACGCGACGCTGCGGCTGGGCAAGGGGGTGAAGAAGGTGGTGAACCACGTGTGGCAGGTCGGGTCCTCCGTGACCAGGGGAGCGCCCGACATGCACGCCATGGACGCCGACAACCTCGCTGCCATGGGCAAGCTCGTCCTCTCCGACGGGGCCGCGGCGAGCGCTCCAGCGCCCGCCGGCGGCCCGTCCAGCTCCGGTGGCCGTAACGGCGACGGGTCGCCGTTAAGCAGGCCGATCTCAGGGGCGGCACACACTGCCGGGGTCTCGGCGCCGGAAGTCGTCGGACTGGCGGTGCTTGGCTTCTTGACGATTCCATGGTAG